In one Halococcus agarilyticus genomic region, the following are encoded:
- a CDS encoding mandelate racemase/muconate lactonizing enzyme family protein, protein MSITAVDAIPVRMDVEPLESDLGLAPYVSNHDSVESVTRMLVRVDTDNGVTGWGEMLVGMKSAAVTKAVVKDVIAPELVGRDVGEIRDFIDSFYFPYVKVRPFVGAVETALWDAFGKTVGQPVHRLLGGKTRDRVEIATCLGILDPEESRTYAERAVEHGFSTLKTKAGPDWREDVERIVAMAEAADGELEFRLDPNQGWAFEDAVRAATRLEEQGILLQYLEQPVRIDTDGTYASLRNRVRTPIAVNEDTYFPRNLRFLLRADAIDAAVVDLVPAGGILRVREQVAMAANAGVSVSHHCGFDLGVKTAAMLHTVASTPSINLPPDSVYYAWEDDVIAEPFEVENGTLPVPDGPGLGVEVDETKIERYRCD, encoded by the coding sequence ATGTCGATCACGGCCGTTGACGCCATCCCCGTAAGGATGGATGTCGAACCGCTCGAATCGGACCTCGGTCTCGCACCGTACGTCAGCAACCACGACAGTGTCGAGTCTGTCACGCGGATGCTCGTCAGGGTCGACACCGACAACGGCGTGACCGGCTGGGGCGAGATGCTTGTGGGCATGAAATCCGCTGCGGTGACAAAAGCGGTCGTCAAGGACGTCATCGCTCCCGAACTCGTCGGACGCGATGTCGGCGAGATCCGCGACTTCATCGATTCGTTTTACTTCCCGTACGTGAAGGTTAGACCGTTCGTCGGGGCGGTCGAAACCGCACTTTGGGACGCGTTCGGGAAAACGGTCGGCCAACCCGTCCACCGGTTGCTCGGCGGGAAGACCCGCGATCGGGTGGAGATCGCCACATGTCTCGGCATTCTCGACCCCGAGGAGTCCCGGACGTACGCCGAACGGGCGGTCGAGCATGGTTTCTCGACGCTGAAGACGAAGGCAGGACCCGACTGGCGCGAGGATGTGGAACGGATCGTCGCGATGGCCGAAGCGGCGGACGGCGAACTGGAGTTCCGGCTCGACCCCAATCAAGGGTGGGCGTTCGAGGACGCGGTCCGGGCCGCTACCCGACTCGAAGAGCAAGGTATCCTGCTCCAGTATCTCGAACAACCGGTCCGCATCGACACCGACGGTACCTACGCCTCGCTTCGGAACCGCGTGCGGACGCCGATCGCGGTCAACGAGGACACGTACTTCCCGCGCAACCTCCGATTTCTCCTGCGGGCCGACGCGATCGACGCCGCCGTCGTGGATCTGGTCCCCGCCGGCGGCATCCTCCGCGTCCGTGAGCAGGTTGCAATGGCCGCCAACGCCGGCGTCTCGGTCTCGCATCACTGTGGGTTCGATCTCGGCGTCAAGACCGCGGCGATGCTCCACACCGTGGCGAGCACGCCCAGCATCAACCTGCCGCCGGACAGCGTCTACTACGCGTGGGAGGACGACGTCATCGCCGAGCCCTTCGAGGTCGAAAACGGCACGTTGCCCGTCCCCGACGGCCCGGGGCTCGGCGTCGAAGTCGATGAAACGAAGATCGAACGGTACCGGTGTGACTAG
- the nagZ gene encoding beta-N-acetylhexosaminidase, which translates to MTDLPPKPESVVPSLSLPTKVGQLFVAGFDGTAPTTEIETLVAERSLGGVIYFSRNTESPAQLRALSRTLRGFVPDDAPPLSVAIDQEGGRVARLPWGTELPSAMALGATDDPELAARAGGAVGRELRSLGIDVNLAPVLDVNNNPDNPVIGIRSFGERPGRVAELGTAFADGLQSAGVVACGKHFPGHGDTAVDSHLDLPIVAHDRDRLDRVELRPFRRAIDDGIDAIMTTHVAFPAVAGDERPATLSRQVVDGLLREEFGFDGLVFTDCMEMDAIAEGVGTVEGCVQAVEAGCDRICVSHTPAKQHAAIDAVISAVESGRIPEPRIDAAVRRILRAKRAYRTEHLTGEDDDGGDEWEAAAADCRSIARTVAERGVTLVRNADHLPLPDRRVSVYEFETGDGSPAEEPRDDRGAFAAALSAAGVSVDATVLGDAGPSKTGIETDTANVPTVVRTSDAAGNPEQVGLVRDLDMAGSNPVVVATRNPYDLAAFPDIGTYLTTYDDTEASLAAAADVLVGTREPTGRLPITIPTAEE; encoded by the coding sequence ATGACTGACCTCCCCCCGAAACCGGAATCGGTCGTTCCGTCGCTGTCGCTCCCCACGAAGGTCGGCCAGCTGTTCGTTGCAGGATTCGACGGCACCGCACCGACGACCGAGATCGAGACGCTCGTCGCCGAGCGCTCGCTCGGCGGCGTCATCTACTTCAGCCGGAACACCGAGTCGCCGGCACAGCTCCGAGCTCTCTCGCGGACACTCCGAGGGTTCGTTCCCGACGACGCGCCGCCGCTATCCGTGGCCATTGACCAGGAGGGCGGCCGGGTCGCGCGCCTCCCGTGGGGAACTGAACTACCGAGCGCGATGGCGCTCGGCGCGACCGACGACCCGGAGCTCGCCGCACGGGCGGGCGGAGCGGTCGGCCGCGAGCTCCGATCGCTCGGCATCGACGTGAATCTCGCGCCCGTTCTCGACGTGAACAACAACCCCGACAATCCCGTCATCGGTATTAGGTCCTTCGGCGAACGCCCCGGTCGTGTCGCGGAACTGGGAACCGCTTTTGCCGACGGACTCCAGAGTGCTGGCGTCGTTGCCTGCGGAAAGCACTTTCCGGGGCATGGAGACACCGCGGTCGACTCTCATCTCGACCTCCCGATCGTCGCCCACGACCGCGACCGCCTCGACCGCGTCGAACTCCGGCCGTTTCGCCGAGCGATCGACGACGGTATCGACGCCATTATGACGACGCACGTCGCGTTTCCGGCCGTTGCAGGCGACGAGCGGCCGGCGACGCTCTCGCGCCAGGTCGTCGACGGCCTCCTCCGCGAGGAATTCGGGTTCGACGGCCTCGTCTTCACGGACTGTATGGAGATGGACGCCATCGCCGAGGGCGTCGGGACGGTCGAGGGCTGCGTGCAGGCGGTCGAGGCGGGCTGTGATCGAATCTGTGTCTCACACACGCCAGCGAAACAGCACGCCGCCATCGACGCCGTCATCAGTGCGGTCGAGTCTGGCCGGATCCCGGAGCCTCGCATCGACGCGGCCGTCAGGCGTATCCTCCGCGCGAAGCGAGCGTACCGGACAGAACACCTCACCGGCGAGGACGACGACGGCGGAGACGAGTGGGAGGCCGCCGCGGCCGACTGTCGTTCCATCGCACGGACGGTCGCCGAGCGCGGCGTCACGCTTGTCCGCAACGCCGACCATCTCCCCCTCCCCGACCGTCGCGTCTCGGTCTACGAGTTCGAAACTGGAGACGGTTCGCCCGCCGAGGAGCCCCGCGACGACCGCGGCGCGTTCGCCGCGGCGCTCTCAGCAGCTGGTGTGTCGGTGGACGCCACCGTTCTCGGCGACGCTGGGCCCTCGAAAACGGGGATCGAGACGGACACGGCCAACGTGCCCACGGTCGTCCGGACGTCCGATGCTGCCGGGAACCCCGAACAGGTTGGACTCGTCCGCGACCTCGATATGGCCGGTTCGAATCCCGTCGTTGTCGCCACGCGGAACCCGTACGACCTCGCGGCGTTCCCCGACATCGGAACGTACCTGACGACGTACGACGACACGGAAGCGTCGCTCGCCGCCGCGGCCGACGTGCTCGTCGGTACCCGCGAGCCGACCGGTCGACTCCCGATAACGATCCCGACCGCCGAGGAGTGA
- a CDS encoding creatininase family protein: protein MTAAMRLSSVAWAARTRREIREIGTADGSVVVVPVGSVEQHGHHLPVATDTLLADAVSHSGAERAAEDVSLLVTPPVWTGYSPHHLSLGGTLSLELDDLLDLLADVADTALENGFDGVCFVNGHGGNASVIDDAVSIVGRDHPAVEVVGLTYFELAEPFIGEIRESDPGGMAHGGEFETSLMLHLYPEHVTMEAADAEYLDEPYDRAAEDLLIGGSVSTYRPFEEYSSSGAIGDPSLATTEKGADLFDRLGNELADVLRTISEQAH, encoded by the coding sequence ATGACCGCGGCGATGCGTCTCTCCTCGGTCGCGTGGGCGGCGAGGACTCGACGCGAGATCCGGGAGATCGGAACCGCCGACGGGTCGGTCGTCGTCGTTCCGGTCGGCAGCGTCGAACAGCACGGACACCACCTCCCCGTCGCCACCGATACGCTGCTGGCCGATGCCGTCTCCCACTCCGGTGCCGAGCGCGCGGCCGAGGACGTTTCCCTTCTCGTCACGCCGCCGGTGTGGACGGGATACTCGCCCCATCACCTCTCGCTCGGCGGCACCCTCTCGCTCGAACTCGACGACCTCCTCGACCTCCTCGCGGACGTGGCCGACACCGCCCTCGAAAACGGTTTCGACGGCGTTTGTTTCGTGAACGGACACGGCGGCAACGCATCGGTCATCGACGACGCCGTGAGCATCGTCGGGCGTGACCACCCCGCCGTCGAAGTGGTCGGTCTGACGTACTTCGAGCTCGCTGAGCCGTTCATCGGGGAGATCAGGGAGAGTGATCCTGGGGGAATGGCACACGGCGGTGAGTTCGAAACGTCTCTCATGTTACATCTGTATCCGGAGCACGTGACGATGGAGGCTGCGGACGCCGAGTATCTCGATGAGCCCTACGACCGCGCCGCCGAGGACCTCCTCATCGGTGGCTCGGTGTCGACGTACCGTCCGTTCGAGGAGTATTCATCGTCAGGAGCCATCGGTGACCCATCGCTGGCGACCACCGAGAAGGGAGCGGACCTCTTTGATCGGTTGGGCAACGAACTGGCCGACGTGCTTCGAACGATTTCCGAGCAGGCGCACTGA